One stretch of Thermanaerosceptrum fracticalcis DNA includes these proteins:
- a CDS encoding TRAP transporter small permease has protein sequence MRKIMGFISKLEEYVAGVLMVAIVVVIFAQVVYRYVLSSPLSWSEELGRYLFVWISFLGASIAFKKGAHLGIDVFTSKLSEKYQNYLAVIVNVLGIIFLAMIVKESAGLLERVVKQVSPAMRISMKWPYLALPVCTSLMLLHLLENTVERVKKIFSSQGKQDRMIGGKGELPK, from the coding sequence TTGAGAAAAATTATGGGGTTTATTAGTAAACTAGAAGAATACGTAGCCGGAGTTCTGATGGTAGCCATTGTGGTAGTTATTTTTGCCCAGGTGGTTTACCGGTATGTCCTGTCAAGTCCTCTAAGCTGGTCGGAGGAACTGGGGCGTTATCTTTTTGTGTGGATTAGTTTTCTTGGTGCCAGTATCGCCTTTAAAAAGGGCGCTCATCTAGGAATAGATGTCTTTACCAGCAAGTTGTCGGAAAAATATCAGAACTACCTGGCCGTGATTGTTAATGTTTTAGGCATCATCTTTTTGGCGATGATTGTAAAAGAATCCGCCGGGTTACTTGAGCGGGTGGTAAAGCAGGTATCCCCAGCCATGCGGATTTCTATGAAATGGCCCTATCTGGCTCTTCCGGTTTGTACCTCGCTCATGCTGCTTCACCTTCTGGAAAATACTGTCGAGCGGGTAAAAAAAATATTTTCCTCTCAGGGAAAGCAAGATAGAATGATTGGCGGAAAGGGGGAACTGCCTAAATGA
- a CDS encoding TRAP transporter substrate-binding protein gives MMSKKFIKKILALSLIVLLIVAIAGCGNDNAKKDGNNPSTKDGKITIRVGHVLAPDHTYNLALNHFAELVSKKTNGKVEVKVFPSSQLGNERDLVEGMQVHTVEMGLISTGPISGFVPEIMLLDLPYLFRDQAHAYKVLDGEVGDMINKKMLDAGIRNLAWWDQGFRSVFNTKRPINKPEDMSGIKIRVMENPLMIDTFNIMGASSTPMAWGEVYTALQQKTIDAAEGAMETAYTGGFAEVTKYLSMTKHFYSGVPLLIDEKFFQGLPEDIKKALQEAAVEGRDYERKLLQSREQEMLAKIKEKGVEVNTPDLEPFRKAVQPLYDKYAQKVGGKDLIQKVIDTK, from the coding sequence ATGATGAGTAAAAAGTTTATTAAGAAAATCTTGGCACTGTCCTTAATCGTTTTATTAATTGTTGCAATTGCAGGCTGTGGTAATGATAATGCCAAAAAAGACGGAAATAATCCATCGACAAAAGACGGGAAGATTACCATTCGTGTTGGACATGTTCTGGCTCCGGACCATACATATAACCTTGCTCTTAATCATTTTGCGGAATTAGTATCTAAAAAGACCAATGGCAAAGTTGAAGTAAAAGTATTCCCCAGTTCCCAGCTAGGTAATGAACGTGACCTGGTGGAGGGTATGCAAGTACATACGGTGGAAATGGGCTTAATCTCCACTGGACCTATTAGCGGTTTTGTACCTGAAATCATGCTCTTAGACCTTCCTTATCTCTTCCGTGACCAGGCCCACGCTTACAAGGTTTTAGACGGGGAAGTAGGTGACATGATTAACAAAAAGATGTTAGACGCCGGAATTCGTAACCTGGCCTGGTGGGATCAGGGTTTCCGCAGTGTGTTTAATACCAAGCGTCCTATCAATAAGCCCGAAGACATGAGCGGCATTAAAATTCGTGTTATGGAAAACCCCTTAATGATTGATACCTTTAATATCATGGGTGCAAGTTCCACGCCTATGGCCTGGGGTGAAGTATACACCGCCCTGCAGCAAAAAACAATTGACGCAGCTGAAGGTGCCATGGAGACAGCTTACACCGGCGGTTTCGCTGAGGTTACCAAATATCTCTCTATGACTAAGCATTTCTATTCCGGGGTTCCTCTTTTGATTGATGAAAAATTCTTCCAAGGCCTGCCCGAAGATATTAAAAAAGCCCTTCAAGAAGCAGCTGTTGAAGGACGTGATTACGAGCGAAAGCTCCTCCAGTCCCGTGAACAAGAGATGCTAGCAAAAATTAAAGAAAAAGGCGTCGAAGTAAATACACCTGACCTTGAACCCTTCCGGAAAGCAGTACAACCCTTGTACGACAAATATGCTCAGAAAGTTGGCGGCAAGGACCTTATTCAGAAAGTTATCGATACCAAGTAA
- a CDS encoding YezD family protein, with the protein MWKRVLEAVKSVRYGSVTIIIQDGRVVQIDKCEKIRLV; encoded by the coding sequence GTGTGGAAGAGGGTACTTGAAGCCGTCAAAAGTGTCCGTTATGGCAGTGTCACCATCATCATTCAGGATGGCCGGGTGGTCCAAATAGATAAGTGTGAAAAAATAAGACTGGTATAA
- the metA gene encoding homoserine O-acetyltransferase MetA — protein sequence MPINIPDNLPTREILQSENIFVMKEERAIHQDIRPLKIAILNLMPTKIATETQILRLLGNSPLQVDIVLLHPRTHQSKNTPEEHLLKFYNTFEDIKHEKFDGMIITGAPVEDMAFEEVDYWEELTAIMEWSLHHVYSTFHICWGAQAGLFYHYGVPKYPLPEKMFGVFTHQVNRKNTMLLRGFDDEFYAPHSRHTEIRREDILKIPELEILAESPTAGIYIVAAKNGRQIFVTGHSEYDPLTLKAEYERDVARGLPIALPQNYFPENDPTKDPVVKWRSHANLLFANWLNYYVYQETPFDLRQLK from the coding sequence ATGCCCATTAATATTCCTGATAATTTGCCAACGAGAGAAATCTTACAAAGTGAGAATATTTTTGTTATGAAGGAAGAACGAGCTATTCATCAGGATATCCGGCCCTTAAAAATTGCCATCTTAAATTTGATGCCTACTAAGATCGCTACTGAAACCCAGATCCTTCGCCTTCTAGGAAATTCTCCTCTTCAGGTTGACATTGTCTTGCTACACCCCCGTACCCATCAGTCCAAAAATACGCCGGAGGAACATCTGTTAAAGTTTTATAATACCTTTGAGGACATTAAACATGAAAAGTTCGACGGCATGATTATTACCGGAGCTCCTGTAGAAGATATGGCCTTTGAAGAGGTGGATTATTGGGAAGAATTAACCGCAATCATGGAATGGTCCCTGCATCATGTATATTCCACGTTCCATATCTGCTGGGGTGCACAGGCAGGACTCTTCTATCATTATGGAGTACCTAAGTATCCCTTGCCCGAAAAGATGTTTGGGGTTTTTACCCATCAGGTGAATAGGAAAAATACGATGCTTTTACGTGGTTTTGATGATGAGTTTTATGCTCCCCATTCCAGGCATACCGAAATCAGAAGGGAGGACATCCTGAAGATACCTGAATTGGAGATACTGGCAGAGTCTCCCACAGCCGGTATATATATAGTGGCTGCCAAGAATGGACGGCAAATTTTTGTCACGGGACATTCTGAATATGATCCACTGACCTTAAAAGCCGAATATGAGCGTGATGTGGCCAGAGGTCTGCCCATTGCTCTTCCCCAAAACTATTTTCCTGAAAATGACCCGACGAAGGACCCTGTTGTAAAATGGAGAAGCCATGCCAATCTTCTTTTTGCCAACTGGCTTAACTATTATGTGTACCAGGAAACTCCTTTTGATTTGCGGCAGTTGAAATAA
- a CDS encoding homocysteine synthase, translating into MSKNQLGFDTLALHAGQKPDPTTGARAVPIYQTTSYVFNDVQHAANLFALKESGNIYTRIMNPTQDVFEQRVAALEGGVGALATASGQAAITYSILNIAQAGDEIVSSSTLYGGTYTLFSSTFAKLGIKVNFVDPSDPENFRRAVTDKTKAFYAETIGNPRNNILDIERVASIAHESGVPLIVDNTFATPYLCRPFEFGADIVVHSATKFIGGHGTSIGGVIVDSGKFDWTNGKFPGLTEPDPSYHGVKYVEAMGPLAYIIKARVQLLRDTGACVSPFNAFLFLQGLETLSLRVQRHCDNALVVAQFLQNHPAVEWVNYPGLLSNPYHELAKKYLKNGFGSIFTFGVKGGYEAGVRFIQKLKLFSLLANVGDAKSLVIHPASTTHQQLSPDEQIAAGVNPEMIRISVGIEDIKDIIADLEQALAD; encoded by the coding sequence ATGAGTAAAAATCAATTAGGCTTTGATACCTTAGCCCTTCATGCCGGGCAGAAACCTGATCCCACTACAGGAGCCAGAGCAGTTCCTATTTACCAGACGACTTCTTATGTATTTAATGACGTCCAGCACGCCGCCAACCTTTTTGCCTTGAAGGAATCGGGAAATATTTACACACGAATTATGAACCCCACCCAGGATGTATTTGAACAACGGGTGGCGGCTTTGGAAGGAGGGGTTGGCGCCCTGGCCACTGCCTCGGGACAGGCCGCTATCACTTACAGTATTTTAAACATTGCCCAGGCCGGTGATGAAATTGTTTCATCTTCAACCCTCTATGGCGGGACATATACCTTGTTCTCTTCCACCTTTGCCAAACTGGGGATTAAGGTAAATTTTGTTGATCCTTCCGACCCTGAGAATTTCCGCAGGGCAGTAACAGATAAGACAAAAGCCTTCTATGCCGAGACTATCGGCAATCCCCGCAATAATATTCTAGATATCGAAAGGGTTGCCAGTATTGCCCACGAGTCAGGTGTACCCCTAATAGTGGATAATACCTTTGCCACCCCCTATTTATGCCGGCCCTTTGAGTTTGGCGCAGATATTGTAGTTCATTCCGCCACTAAATTTATTGGCGGGCATGGTACATCTATTGGGGGTGTCATTGTTGACAGCGGGAAATTCGACTGGACTAACGGTAAATTCCCTGGTTTAACTGAGCCTGATCCCAGTTATCACGGTGTTAAATATGTGGAAGCAATGGGCCCTCTTGCTTATATCATTAAGGCCCGGGTACAGCTTCTCCGTGACACCGGGGCCTGTGTCAGCCCTTTCAATGCCTTCCTTTTTCTCCAGGGTTTGGAGACCTTATCTTTAAGAGTGCAGCGACATTGTGACAATGCCCTGGTCGTTGCCCAGTTTCTACAAAATCACCCTGCTGTGGAATGGGTCAACTATCCCGGATTACTTTCTAACCCTTATCACGAGCTTGCCAAGAAATATTTAAAAAATGGTTTCGGTTCCATCTTTACCTTCGGGGTCAAAGGAGGATACGAGGCTGGAGTAAGATTTATTCAGAAATTAAAACTATTTTCTTTGCTGGCTAATGTGGGTGACGCCAAGTCGCTAGTTATTCACCCGGCCAGTACAACCCACCAGCAGTTAAGTCCCGACGAGCAGATTGCTGCGGGTGTAAACCCGGAAATGATCAGGATCTCTGTGGGGATTGAAGACATCAAAGATATCATCGCTGACTTGGAGCAGGCTTTAGCAGATTAA
- a CDS encoding TPM domain-containing protein, whose translation MRKINVKQLQLKILFSLIVWSVPTWSADPPIPNPTSSFYVLDKANILSESTEQTIIQTSAELARKTKAQIVAVTVNTLEGYSPEDYALAILRKWGIGDKQLNNDNL comes from the coding sequence TTGCGGAAAATAAATGTAAAACAGCTACAGCTTAAAATACTCTTTAGCCTTATAGTCTGGTCTGTTCCCACCTGGTCCGCCGATCCTCCCATTCCTAATCCCACCAGTAGCTTTTATGTACTGGACAAAGCCAACATCTTAAGTGAAAGTACGGAACAAACCATTATACAAACCTCCGCAGAGCTAGCACGCAAGACCAAAGCCCAGATCGTGGCGGTAACGGTCAACACCTTAGAAGGATATTCCCCGGAGGATTATGCTCTGGCCATACTGAGAAAGTGGGGCATCGGCGACAAACAGTTGAATAATGACAACCTGTAA
- a CDS encoding SAM-dependent methyltransferase, with amino-acid sequence MQKQLMHQLLSQVATGSLAVTYWDGTTEQYGNGNPACRIIFNNPLDPKKVLGDPVMALGEAYMDGAIEFEGELEKFLKLAFLNKNSFLQRNPRVRKTLLRWQRPNSLQQQKMDVQHHYDLGNDFFALWLDETMSYSCAYFCSPQDSLYQAQLQKIDHVLKKLQLRPGETLLDIGSGWGWLIIRAAQQYQVKTLGITLSEEQYRETKRRIQELALEELVEVELMDYRTLAESGRTFDKVVSIGMLEHVGRANLPRYMASVDKLLAPQGLSLLHTITHLKEGPVNSWIEKYIFPGGYIPSLRELIWLLPEYDFHLLDVESLRLHYAMTLDRWAANFEKNAETVHKRYGERFVRMWRLYLQSCAASFRYSGLDIHQILFSKGLNNNLPLTRHYLYV; translated from the coding sequence ATGCAAAAGCAGTTGATGCACCAGCTGCTCAGTCAGGTGGCTACCGGTTCCCTGGCTGTAACTTACTGGGACGGAACAACAGAACAGTATGGGAACGGTAACCCTGCCTGTAGAATTATTTTTAACAATCCGCTAGATCCTAAAAAAGTACTTGGTGACCCGGTCATGGCTTTAGGCGAAGCCTATATGGATGGGGCCATAGAATTTGAAGGAGAACTTGAGAAATTTCTCAAGCTTGCTTTTTTAAACAAAAACTCTTTCCTACAGCGGAACCCAAGAGTAAGAAAAACACTGTTACGGTGGCAGCGACCAAATTCCTTGCAACAACAGAAAATGGATGTACAGCATCATTATGACCTGGGGAATGACTTTTTCGCCTTATGGCTGGATGAGACCATGAGCTATTCATGCGCCTATTTTTGCTCTCCCCAAGACTCTTTATACCAGGCTCAACTACAAAAGATCGATCATGTGCTAAAAAAGCTGCAACTCCGTCCAGGAGAGACTTTGCTGGATATCGGGAGCGGCTGGGGCTGGTTAATTATCCGGGCAGCCCAGCAATATCAAGTTAAGACCTTAGGAATTACCCTCAGTGAAGAGCAATATAGGGAAACTAAACGCAGGATTCAGGAATTAGCCCTGGAAGAATTGGTAGAAGTAGAGCTCATGGACTACAGAACACTGGCGGAAAGCGGTCGTACCTTTGATAAGGTAGTGAGTATAGGGATGTTAGAGCATGTAGGAAGAGCCAATCTACCGCGTTATATGGCTTCAGTGGACAAATTGCTAGCTCCCCAGGGCCTCTCACTTCTACATACAATTACTCACTTAAAAGAAGGACCGGTCAATTCCTGGATTGAGAAATACATCTTTCCCGGTGGTTACATCCCCTCCCTCAGGGAACTAATCTGGCTGCTCCCGGAATATGACTTTCACCTCTTGGATGTAGAGAGCCTCCGCCTCCACTACGCTATGACCCTGGACCGCTGGGCAGCAAATTTTGAAAAGAATGCGGAAACAGTACATAAAAGGTATGGTGAACGCTTTGTCCGCATGTGGCGGTTGTATTTGCAGTCCTGTGCCGCTTCCTTCCGCTATAGCGGCCTGGATATCCATCAAATCCTTTTCTCTAAAGGATTGAATAACAATTTACCTCTGACACGCCACTATCTTTATGTGTAG
- a CDS encoding 4Fe-4S binding protein: protein MAKVQPGEVKQVPPRISFIKDILKQPWYPGIIVWPTFFIFGFIVYQLLFGPDAAHDNFGTAATWVLWWPLIPLIFLLLGRFWCAICPFATLSDLVQKVVGLNGPVPKFLKKYGIWLIDFFFILITWADHVWGIVESPWGSGILLLMLVTGVVISGAFWERRTWCRYLCFLGGLSSNYARAGAVELRATPDICKDCKTASCFKGNGKVPGCPMFEFPRTMDTNARCNYCGYCVKSCPNDSIQVSLRVPTRELWFIRKPSFEESFLAIVIVGIVFIQNITMLDVWGKMLAFLENLTGTSNYAVIFTIAFLIAMGSTVALLFITSFFAKKTESTTVNFARFGYALIPLDLAGHLAHNLFHLLAEGKSIFYTFIALFTEMPEGSPALVSNDVIQLLQFALIGLGVLGSIYTVYRIAKYNYQDDFKRPFLVHTILVILLGILNIYLFTLPMMSRM from the coding sequence TTGGCAAAAGTTCAACCAGGAGAAGTGAAACAAGTTCCACCCAGGATTTCGTTCATAAAAGATATTCTAAAGCAGCCCTGGTATCCAGGGATCATTGTGTGGCCAACTTTCTTTATTTTTGGTTTTATCGTCTACCAGCTACTCTTTGGTCCTGACGCAGCCCATGACAACTTTGGTACAGCAGCTACCTGGGTCTTATGGTGGCCCTTAATTCCGTTAATCTTTCTCCTTTTAGGAAGATTCTGGTGTGCCATCTGTCCCTTCGCTACCTTGAGTGACCTGGTCCAGAAGGTAGTGGGGTTGAATGGTCCGGTGCCTAAGTTCCTTAAGAAATATGGTATTTGGCTGATTGACTTTTTCTTTATTCTAATTACCTGGGCAGATCATGTCTGGGGTATCGTGGAATCACCCTGGGGATCCGGTATCCTCTTATTGATGCTTGTAACAGGTGTAGTCATCTCCGGCGCTTTCTGGGAGAGAAGAACCTGGTGCCGTTATCTCTGTTTCCTTGGCGGCTTGTCCAGTAACTATGCGAGAGCCGGTGCCGTAGAATTGCGGGCTACTCCCGATATCTGTAAGGATTGTAAGACTGCTTCCTGCTTCAAAGGAAACGGAAAAGTCCCCGGTTGTCCCATGTTTGAGTTTCCACGAACCATGGATACCAATGCGCGTTGTAACTACTGCGGTTATTGCGTGAAATCTTGCCCCAATGATTCTATCCAGGTTTCTTTAAGAGTACCTACCAGGGAACTCTGGTTTATTAGAAAACCATCCTTTGAGGAATCCTTCCTGGCTATCGTTATTGTCGGCATCGTCTTTATCCAAAACATCACTATGCTGGATGTCTGGGGTAAAATGCTGGCCTTCCTGGAGAACCTGACCGGAACGAGCAATTACGCCGTTATCTTCACCATCGCCTTCTTGATTGCGATGGGTTCCACGGTAGCTCTGCTCTTTATCACCAGTTTCTTTGCGAAAAAGACAGAGTCAACTACCGTAAACTTTGCCCGCTTTGGCTACGCGTTGATACCACTAGATTTAGCCGGGCACCTGGCTCATAACCTTTTCCACCTGTTAGCGGAAGGGAAATCCATTTTCTATACCTTTATCGCCCTATTTACAGAGATGCCGGAAGGCTCTCCTGCCCTGGTCTCCAATGACGTTATCCAACTCTTGCAGTTCGCTTTAATTGGTTTGGGGGTGCTGGGCTCCATTTATACCGTCTACCGCATTGCCAAATACAATTACCAGGATGATTTCAAGAGACCATTCCTAGTCCACACCATTCTGGTTATTCTTTTAGGCATTTTAAATATTTACCTGTTTACCTTGCCAATGATGAGCCGGATGTAG
- a CDS encoding DsrE/DsrF/DrsH-like family protein, giving the protein MVQSNKKTIIMFSGDLDKAMAGFIIANGAAAMGDDVTMFFTFWGLNILRKPENVPVKKGFLEKIFGWMMPRGAEKLGLSKMNFWGMGAVMMKKIMGDKQVNTLPELIASAQALGVKMVACTMSMDVMGIKEEELIPGLEFAGVATYLGEADQAGVNLFI; this is encoded by the coding sequence ATGGTCCAGTCCAATAAAAAAACCATCATCATGTTTAGCGGTGATTTAGACAAAGCCATGGCCGGGTTCATTATTGCTAACGGGGCTGCAGCAATGGGCGACGATGTCACCATGTTCTTTACCTTCTGGGGACTGAATATTCTACGCAAGCCCGAAAATGTCCCGGTGAAAAAGGGCTTCCTGGAGAAGATTTTTGGTTGGATGATGCCCAGAGGTGCAGAAAAACTGGGATTGTCCAAGATGAACTTCTGGGGAATGGGAGCCGTAATGATGAAGAAAATCATGGGGGATAAGCAGGTTAACACCCTTCCCGAACTTATCGCTTCTGCCCAGGCACTGGGTGTGAAAATGGTGGCCTGCACCATGTCTATGGATGTGATGGGTATAAAAGAAGAGGAATTAATTCCCGGCCTGGAATTTGCCGGAGTGGCCACTTATTTAGGTGAAGCTGATCAAGCGGGAGTTAATCTCTTTATCTAG
- a CDS encoding sulfurtransferase TusA family protein has translation MAEYLINARGLQCPGPIVQLFNQSKQCAEGDVIKIEVTDPGFKRDVQAWCKKTGNELIDITEKDGVIIATIKKN, from the coding sequence ATGGCAGAATATCTTATTAATGCTCGCGGGCTTCAATGCCCCGGTCCTATCGTTCAGCTTTTCAATCAAAGCAAACAGTGTGCTGAGGGAGACGTTATCAAGATCGAAGTTACCGACCCTGGTTTCAAAAGAGATGTCCAAGCCTGGTGCAAAAAAACAGGTAATGAACTGATTGACATAACCGAAAAAGATGGGGTAATTATTGCTACCATTAAAAAGAATTAG
- a CDS encoding rhodanese-like domain-containing protein: MGSTANKTGRIAGLNVAHKTKADFLPGVLGTSVIKLFELQAARTGLTEAQATQKGYAVETVLVPANDKAHYYPGYRQIITKLIAEKETGKILGAQIVGEGVVDKPIDIIVAMMSCGATVEQLARLDLAYAPPFSMAMSSTILAANVMLNKLQSKFTGMNPKDLVTALEKEEIAVIDVRTEAEFFVKAIPGALNIPFNQLTNRLDEIPRNKKIVLVCKVGKRAYLTLPTLKKLGFADVAILDGGIEAYPYTVE; this comes from the coding sequence ATGGGTTCTACGGCTAACAAAACGGGGAGGATTGCTGGTCTGAATGTTGCTCATAAAACAAAAGCGGACTTTTTACCCGGTGTTCTGGGGACCAGTGTTATTAAGCTCTTTGAACTGCAGGCTGCTCGTACAGGCTTAACAGAGGCACAAGCAACGCAAAAAGGTTATGCCGTGGAAACGGTTTTAGTTCCGGCTAACGACAAGGCCCATTATTATCCGGGTTATAGGCAGATTATTACGAAGCTTATTGCAGAAAAGGAAACAGGTAAAATCCTGGGTGCTCAGATTGTAGGGGAAGGTGTAGTTGATAAGCCTATTGATATTATTGTAGCCATGATGTCTTGCGGGGCTACGGTGGAACAACTGGCCCGCCTGGACTTGGCATATGCCCCGCCTTTCTCCATGGCCATGAGTTCTACCATCCTGGCGGCTAACGTAATGCTCAACAAGCTGCAGAGTAAATTTACAGGAATGAACCCCAAAGACCTGGTGACTGCCCTGGAAAAAGAAGAGATTGCAGTGATCGACGTACGAACGGAGGCTGAGTTTTTCGTTAAGGCCATACCTGGTGCCCTGAATATTCCTTTTAACCAATTGACAAACCGCTTAGATGAAATACCCCGCAACAAAAAAATAGTGCTTGTTTGCAAAGTGGGGAAGAGGGCTTATTTAACCCTGCCCACGCTTAAAAAATTAGGTTTTGCGGATGTGGCGATCCTCGACGGAGGTATTGAAGCCTATCCCTATACCGTGGAATAA
- a CDS encoding NAD(P)/FAD-dependent oxidoreductase: MRKERVVVIGGVAAGTKAASKAKRENPDLEVIVLARDKDVSYAGCGLPYYIGSIIKDRKELVVREPEEFEREQGILVLTGREVTRIDPTGKTVRFTELNTGACHEVSYDYLILATGASPVLPPVEGITLKNIYSVRTVDDAEAIRQLVDEGAVQKAVVVGAGFIGLEVAENLTLKGITVTVVEMAPTILPGYDEEIARYIQNYLVEKGVAIRTSTRVCGFTGNSEGKVQGVKLSQDVLPAQLVVWAGGVRPNTKIAKEAGIELGPTGCIAVNEYMETNIPGIYAVGDCAENTHLLTQEPVGILWVLRLTKRGGLLV, from the coding sequence ATGAGGAAGGAGAGAGTAGTAGTTATTGGCGGTGTGGCGGCAGGCACCAAGGCGGCCAGCAAAGCTAAACGGGAAAATCCGGACTTGGAAGTGATAGTACTCGCCAGAGATAAAGATGTTTCTTATGCTGGGTGTGGCCTCCCTTATTATATAGGGAGTATCATCAAAGACCGCAAGGAACTGGTAGTGAGGGAACCCGAAGAATTTGAGCGGGAACAGGGAATTTTAGTTTTAACCGGGCGAGAGGTAACCCGCATTGATCCTACCGGCAAAACGGTACGGTTTACCGAACTGAACACCGGCGCCTGTCATGAAGTTTCTTATGATTATCTTATCTTAGCTACAGGCGCTTCGCCCGTCTTACCACCTGTTGAAGGAATTACCCTCAAGAATATTTATTCCGTGAGAACGGTGGATGATGCGGAAGCCATTCGTCAGCTGGTGGATGAGGGAGCAGTTCAGAAGGCTGTGGTGGTGGGTGCTGGCTTTATTGGCCTGGAAGTGGCAGAAAACCTTACTCTGAAGGGGATCACCGTCACTGTGGTAGAGATGGCCCCTACCATTCTCCCAGGCTATGACGAGGAAATAGCCCGGTATATCCAAAACTATCTGGTAGAAAAGGGCGTAGCGATACGAACTTCCACCAGGGTTTGCGGTTTTACTGGTAACTCCGAAGGTAAAGTCCAAGGTGTTAAGCTTTCTCAGGATGTGTTGCCGGCTCAACTAGTGGTCTGGGCCGGAGGGGTTCGTCCCAATACCAAGATAGCTAAGGAAGCGGGGATAGAACTAGGGCCTACCGGGTGTATTGCCGTAAATGAATACATGGAAACTAACATTCCCGGTATCTATGCTGTGGGGGATTGTGCCGAAAACACCCACCTTTTAACCCAGGAACCTGTTGGTATCCTATGGGTTCTACGGCTAACAAAACGGGGAGGATTGCTGGTCTGA
- a CDS encoding cation transporter, with protein MEKKVLKVNGMSCNHCKMSIEKALKGIGVDAAVNLGEKTVTVEYDPAKVKFEQIVTEIEDQGYDVVQ; from the coding sequence ATGGAGAAAAAAGTATTAAAAGTGAATGGCATGTCCTGCAACCACTGCAAAATGTCTATTGAGAAAGCCCTAAAGGGTATTGGGGTGGATGCTGCAGTAAATCTGGGTGAAAAAACTGTTACAGTTGAATATGACCCGGCGAAAGTAAAATTTGAACAAATTGTTACGGAAATTGAAGACCAGGGTTATGATGTAGTGCAATAA